In Egicoccus sp. AB-alg2, a single genomic region encodes these proteins:
- a CDS encoding response regulator, with protein MDGAHLLVVDDERELLALVRANLERAGFRVRSAHDGEEALALLQESRPDLLLLDVMMPRMDGWDVLAALQRLDGLADVPVVMLTALSGERDVIRAHLSGAVHYLTKPFDLEALLSTIREALQPATAEQRQDRRRQLRGFVQRLAELDAGRQAAGPRVTLSRLEAPRRPTDERERGRTLLASLTPRQRQIATMLADGVEARAIAEQLGTSRSNVYAARKRIAHHLGVPPEAVGRTAKELGLHG; from the coding sequence GTGGACGGGGCGCATCTGCTGGTCGTCGACGACGAGCGCGAACTCCTCGCGCTGGTCCGTGCCAATCTGGAACGTGCCGGTTTCCGGGTCAGGTCCGCGCACGACGGCGAGGAGGCACTGGCGCTGCTGCAGGAGAGCCGGCCCGACCTGCTGCTCCTCGACGTGATGATGCCGCGCATGGACGGCTGGGACGTGCTCGCTGCCCTGCAGCGCCTCGACGGGCTGGCGGACGTGCCCGTGGTCATGCTGACGGCGCTGTCCGGCGAACGTGACGTGATCCGCGCGCACCTGTCCGGCGCCGTCCACTACCTCACCAAACCCTTCGACCTCGAGGCACTGCTGAGCACGATCCGCGAGGCGCTGCAGCCGGCGACGGCGGAGCAGCGCCAGGACCGGCGCCGGCAGCTGCGCGGCTTCGTGCAGCGGCTGGCGGAGCTCGACGCCGGGCGTCAGGCAGCCGGCCCGCGCGTCACGCTGTCTCGGCTCGAGGCGCCGCGACGTCCCACGGACGAGCGTGAGCGGGGCCGGACCCTGCTGGCGAGCCTGACCCCCCGGCAACGGCAGATCGCGACCATGCTGGCCGACGGCGTCGAGGCCCGCGCCATCGCGGAGCAGTTGGGCACCTCACGCAGCAACGTCTACGCGGCTCGCAAGCGCATCGCGCACCACCTCGGCGTGCCGCCGGAGGCGGTGGGACGCACGGCCAAGGAACTCGGCCTGCACGGCTGA
- a CDS encoding response regulator, translating into MRVLVVAENLSERLRAVSALKLHADAEVTEAESGEQARQALLREPDAYDVVVVDGDLQPRGGFAILYDLRQNATLNDLTPLPSLVLISRTQDAWLADWAGANDTMLKPVDPFQLSAKVKELLGQPAPPYGGSGGTAKQVAAALGETPDRD; encoded by the coding sequence GTGCGCGTCCTGGTGGTTGCGGAGAACCTGTCGGAGCGGCTGCGGGCCGTCAGTGCCCTGAAGCTGCACGCCGATGCGGAGGTCACCGAGGCCGAGAGCGGCGAGCAGGCACGCCAGGCCCTGCTGCGTGAGCCGGACGCGTACGACGTCGTCGTCGTCGACGGTGACCTGCAGCCGCGCGGCGGGTTCGCGATCCTCTACGACCTGCGCCAGAACGCGACGCTGAACGACCTCACGCCCCTGCCGTCGCTGGTGCTGATCAGCCGGACCCAGGACGCGTGGCTGGCCGACTGGGCCGGCGCCAACGACACCATGCTCAAGCCGGTGGATCCGTTCCAGCTCTCCGCGAAGGTGAAGGAACTGCTCGGGCAGCCGGCGCCGCCGTACGGTGGCTCGGGCGGCACCGCCAAGCAGGTCGCCGCGGCGCTGGGCGAGACCCCCGACCGCGACTGA
- a CDS encoding sulfurtransferase TusA family protein yields the protein MPQASDPTASTAPVVEVDATGLSCPMPVIELAKAVKDVEVGQVVLLLATDPAAKVDVPVWCRMQRQQLAGQVEVDGVWRFEVRRVH from the coding sequence ATGCCGCAGGCGTCCGACCCCACCGCGTCGACCGCACCGGTCGTCGAGGTCGACGCGACCGGTCTGAGCTGCCCGATGCCGGTGATCGAGCTGGCCAAGGCGGTCAAGGACGTCGAGGTCGGCCAGGTCGTGCTCCTGCTGGCGACCGACCCCGCCGCCAAGGTCGACGTGCCGGTCTGGTGCCGTATGCAGCGCCAGCAGCTGGCCGGCCAGGTGGAGGTGGACGGCGTGTGGCGCTTCGAGGTGCGCCGCGTTCACTGA
- a CDS encoding cysteine desulfurase family protein, with translation MAARVYLDHASAWPLRPEARQAWADASAVAWADPSRGHREGRAARDLLDRATATAAAAVGVDERSLVWTSGGTEAVHLAVLGAARAAQRRGVVRRHLVCSAVEHSSVLRACERLRDEHGYHLDVVGVDGAGVVDPDAVAALVDDRTLAVHVQHANHEVGAIQPVHAVAEACARHGALLHVDACQTVGQVGLSLEGLGADLLTASAAKFGGPRGTGFLALGPRGRVHALQEGDERQRRRRAGLEDVPGIAATAVALEVARASLQTEFSAREIVRRHLRRRLPELVEDVQVHGPLADAHPGIVAVSALYVDGEALVSRLDEAGFAVHSGSSCASTSGEPSHVLVAMGVLTHGHVRVSIGPETSLTDADAFLDAYAEVVQRLRQSSGVR, from the coding sequence ATGGCCGCTCGCGTCTACCTCGACCACGCCTCCGCCTGGCCGTTGCGCCCGGAGGCGCGCCAGGCATGGGCCGACGCGTCCGCCGTGGCCTGGGCCGACCCGTCGCGCGGGCACCGCGAGGGGCGGGCCGCACGCGACCTGCTCGACCGGGCGACCGCCACCGCTGCGGCGGCCGTGGGCGTCGACGAGCGCTCGCTCGTGTGGACGTCGGGCGGCACCGAAGCGGTCCACCTGGCGGTCCTCGGAGCCGCCCGCGCCGCTCAGCGGCGGGGCGTGGTGCGACGCCACCTCGTCTGTTCCGCGGTGGAGCACTCGTCGGTGCTCCGCGCCTGCGAACGGCTGCGCGACGAGCACGGCTACCACCTCGACGTCGTCGGCGTCGACGGCGCGGGCGTGGTGGACCCCGACGCGGTCGCCGCGCTCGTCGACGACCGGACGCTGGCCGTGCACGTCCAGCACGCCAACCACGAGGTCGGCGCGATCCAGCCCGTCCATGCGGTCGCAGAGGCGTGCGCGCGACACGGTGCGCTGCTGCACGTCGACGCCTGCCAGACCGTCGGGCAGGTCGGTCTGAGTCTGGAGGGTCTCGGCGCCGACCTGCTGACGGCGTCGGCGGCCAAGTTCGGCGGTCCGCGCGGCACCGGGTTCCTCGCGCTGGGCCCGCGTGGGCGCGTCCACGCGCTGCAGGAGGGCGACGAACGCCAGCGTCGCCGGCGGGCGGGGCTGGAGGACGTGCCCGGGATCGCCGCGACCGCGGTCGCCCTGGAGGTCGCGCGGGCCAGCCTGCAGACCGAGTTCTCCGCCCGGGAGATCGTGCGACGCCACCTGCGGCGCCGCCTGCCCGAGCTCGTCGAGGACGTGCAGGTGCACGGTCCCCTCGCCGACGCGCATCCCGGGATCGTGGCGGTCAGCGCCCTGTACGTCGACGGCGAGGCGCTGGTGTCCCGCCTGGACGAGGCGGGGTTCGCCGTGCACTCGGGCTCGTCGTGCGCCTCCACCTCGGGCGAGCCGTCGCACGTGCTGGTCGCCATGGGCGTGCTCACGCACGGCCACGTGCGCGTCTCGATCGGGCCGGAGACCTCCCTGACGGATGCCGACGCCTTCCTCGACGCATACGCCGAGGTGGTGCAGCGCCTCCGGCAGTCCTCGGGGGTACGCTGA
- a CDS encoding DUF983 domain-containing protein — MDGRALTRGLRMRCPICGTGKLFTGYFTLPPRCPTCDLEFEREEGYWLGAMVVAIGITEAIFGLVFVGGMLLTWPDVPWTAFLITGLALNAIVPVALYPWSKTTWMGLHHAFVTSNRDETTRPR, encoded by the coding sequence ATGGACGGCAGGGCCCTCACGCGCGGGCTGCGGATGCGGTGCCCGATCTGCGGGACCGGCAAGCTCTTCACCGGCTACTTCACACTGCCGCCGCGGTGCCCGACCTGTGACCTCGAGTTCGAACGGGAAGAGGGCTACTGGCTGGGCGCCATGGTCGTCGCGATCGGGATCACCGAGGCGATCTTCGGCCTGGTGTTCGTCGGCGGGATGCTGCTGACCTGGCCCGACGTGCCGTGGACGGCGTTCCTGATCACCGGTCTGGCGCTCAACGCGATCGTCCCGGTCGCGCTGTACCCGTGGTCGAAGACGACGTGGATGGGACTCCATCACGCGTTCGTCACCAGCAACCGCGACGAGACCACACGACCCCGCTGA
- a CDS encoding universal stress protein, whose translation MSEPVGERTILVPIANPASVRPLLGLAASLATDADTLVPLTVVKPNATADERAHAWNSIAAAEEAGQELSTPIQGRVVEAEDVAEGVLAAVAGNPTSLVVMGWRGRSSTTNVFGRLLDTIVGRSVAPLAVVRLGTVPFRRVLLPISADHLLPGGNRGLDLAVSLAQRLDAATPEPATVLRTGEREMHLPHHLERVGDRVHHDPRRTDQAVGAFARPEDVIVAAVAPTVSGLRAATTHLAWAAPDATLLVAIDVGPTREEGLADAVDHAGRPAPSHDGAGAERPVRIVVTARLPEAGDVRPDDLDRVLQTAGTTDQVMAWWPASDPHPHVRATVTVAAPSVNAAIASVMVAVHEAPAFLGAEITYDVDRSRSGG comes from the coding sequence GTGTCCGAACCCGTGGGCGAACGCACGATCCTGGTCCCGATCGCCAACCCGGCATCGGTCCGGCCGCTGTTGGGCCTGGCGGCGTCGCTGGCCACCGACGCCGACACGCTCGTGCCCCTGACCGTCGTCAAGCCGAACGCGACGGCGGACGAACGTGCCCACGCCTGGAACTCCATCGCGGCCGCCGAGGAGGCCGGCCAGGAGCTGTCGACGCCGATCCAGGGCCGGGTCGTGGAGGCCGAGGACGTCGCCGAGGGGGTGCTGGCGGCGGTCGCCGGGAACCCGACCTCACTGGTGGTCATGGGCTGGCGCGGCCGCAGCTCCACCACCAACGTGTTCGGGCGGCTGCTCGACACGATCGTGGGACGCTCCGTCGCCCCCCTGGCCGTGGTCCGCCTCGGGACGGTCCCGTTCCGGCGCGTATTGCTGCCGATCAGCGCCGACCACCTGCTGCCCGGCGGCAACCGCGGGCTCGACCTCGCCGTGAGCCTGGCCCAGCGGCTGGACGCCGCGACGCCGGAGCCGGCGACGGTGCTGCGCACCGGCGAGCGCGAGATGCACCTGCCCCACCACCTCGAGCGCGTCGGCGACCGTGTCCACCACGACCCGCGCCGCACCGACCAGGCCGTGGGGGCCTTCGCGCGCCCGGAGGACGTGATCGTGGCCGCCGTCGCGCCGACCGTCAGCGGGCTGCGTGCCGCCACGACCCATCTCGCCTGGGCGGCACCGGACGCGACGCTGCTGGTCGCGATCGACGTCGGACCGACCCGGGAGGAGGGCCTGGCCGACGCCGTCGACCACGCCGGGCGGCCGGCACCGTCACACGATGGCGCGGGTGCTGAGCGACCGGTCCGGATCGTCGTCACGGCTCGGCTGCCCGAGGCCGGCGACGTCCGCCCCGACGACCTCGACCGTGTGCTGCAGACCGCCGGGACCACCGATCAGGTCATGGCCTGGTGGCCCGCGAGCGACCCTCACCCGCACGTGCGCGCGACGGTCACGGTGGCCGCGCCCAGCGTCAACGCCGCCATCGCCAGCGTCATGGTCGCCGTCCACGAGGCCCCCGCCTTCCTCGGCGCGGAGATCACCTACGACGTGGACCGCAGCCGCTCGGGCGGCTGA